In the Harmonia axyridis chromosome 3, icHarAxyr1.1, whole genome shotgun sequence genome, one interval contains:
- the LOC123674645 gene encoding GILT-like protein 1, which translates to MNRHFLSCVIFILGFIMVTATIIPRIDGNEFLKISIFFSSMCPGSKDFITRHLYPTYKGLRSKIVIEWVLYQEESNPIIPNDDHPKFYCEHGPKECDFNRYIACALHQRKGQDRDVNFINCVMLTFDFDKCLRELGYKRSQFQICIRNQGYSLLSYHMQKINRVKPKRLRYLPAVIYNDNDNENKDFLSLNKFLDTVCHQLKAPLPDECHKRRDILEHPLYVDEE; encoded by the exons atgaatagacaCTTCTTGAGTTGTGTAATATTTATTTTGGGCTTCATCATGGTAACTGCCACTATTATACCGAGGATTGATGGAAAC gaattcttgaaaatttcaatatttttctcttcgATGTGTCCTGGAAGCAAAGATTTCATCACACGCCATCTGTATCCAACTTATAAAGGCTTAAGGAGCAAGATTGTTATAGAATGGGTCCTCTATCAAGAAGAATCG AATCCAATTATACCAAATGATGACCATCCGAAATTTTATTGTGAGCACGGTCCAAAAGAATGCGACTTCAACAGATATATTGCTTGTGCTCTGCATCAAAGAAAAGGCCAAGATAGAGATGTTAATTTCATCAACTGTGTAATGCTTACGTTCGACTTCGATAAA TGTTTGAGAGAATTGGGTTATAAACGATCACAATTCCAAATCTGCATCAGAAATCAAGGATATTCCTTACTATCTTATCATATGCAGAAAATAAATAGAGTTAAGCCAAAAAGACTAAGATATCTTCCTGCTGTGATATACAATGAcaatgataatgaaaataagGACTTTCTGTCTTTGAACAAATTCCTAGACACAGTTTGTCACCAGTTGAAAGCACCATTGCCCGACGAATGTCACAAAAGAAGGGATATTCTAGAACATCCATTGTATGTTGACGAAGAGTAA
- the LOC123674644 gene encoding uncharacterized protein LOC123674644, which produces MDRQKISQELKKDNTKQPVTCPWVANQPYPSSLSSKNRNGGQKRNSNSQTNNCINNHWEPSSSQNGCSQHNENSTFSSMQQSSNQFFLFLRLMQLFPHTHPATLHSVLYICKNDFFCAIDKLLYAKRCKILYNNRRNQIHHQKTEKFTIINQNHIADPPVKRQFSKSADDENESDREPKIAKINEQDIQIDKQEIINSDGVKLCEKRSGIETPVDPVGTIKFITIKTNNIQEKQNISALENVDLKFDQVIL; this is translated from the exons ATGGACAGACAAAAAATTTCTCAGGAACTTAAAAAAGATAATACGAAGCAGCCAGTAACTTGTCCGTGGGTGGCTAACCAGCCATATCCATCTTCACTTAGCAGTAAAAATAGAAACGGTGGCCAAAAACGTAATTCAAACTCACAAACAAATAATTGCATCAATAATCACTGG GAACCATCATCTTCCCAAAATGGATGTTCCCAACATAACGAAAATTCAACGTTTTCTTCGATGCAGCAGTCTTCCAACCAGTTCTTCCTTTTTCTACGTTTGATGCAGTTATTTCCACATACGCATCCAGCAACCCTACACAGTGTACTGTACATTTGCAAAAACGATTTCTTCTGTGCCATAGATAAGCTACTTTACGCCAAGAGGTGTAAGATTTTATATAACAACCGAAGAAACCAGATACATCAccagaaaactgaaaaattcactataataaatcaaaaCCACATTGCTGATCCCCCAGTGAAGAGGCAGTTTTCGAAAAGTGCTGATGATGAGAATGAGTCTGATAGAGAGCCCAAAATAGCAAAGATAAACGAACAGGACATACAAATAGATAAACAAGAGATCATCAATTCAGACGGAGTGAAGCTTTGTGAAAAACGCTCAG gtatagAGACACCAGTAGACCCTGTTGGAACAATTAAATTCATAACAATAAAAACTAACAATATACAAGAAAAACAGAATATATCCGCATTGGAAAACGTTGATCTTAAATTTGATCAAgtgattttataa
- the LOC123675814 gene encoding transcription elongation regulator 1 isoform X2 — translation MAENENSMEYEEGDVDGLPTDEFPDEEGFDNDIDINQEFPPRNRGRGGFRNQPPRNWAGSVPRGEGPPRFRGRGFGPGGPPFRGRNHPMFTRGPPPRNPPPSNFGGPMSFNGPSWGPGGPPPNGPAPVGGGQGPLSGPPPLHTSNGPQFTPPPMLSNSTAPPGTVSNTTTSQPPPTFGQTNQSQFPPSQPPQSETSPPEIWVETKTAEGKSYYYNARTRETTWNKPEGANIKIISQDQVEAMAQAATVTGIPQNTSTAAQAALAQASISNKPEAIESEEKQQELKVPAPGTNPLAMTNVLAGPPPGLPPFGAPPGQFVPPFGLPPPGMHGGWPGGPPAPWALGGPPPWGLPPGLPLLGKVDPELIAKATEWSEHKAPDGRFYYYNAKKGESVWEKPQPMKDLETANLAAAQGISTRPVDAMGDTGKPKLQAQGNGDAEKDAEKEEGKLKKLQEEAKKKKEEEEKAKQEKAQDKSRPVSSTPVPGTPWCVVWTGNGRVFFYNPSSRTSVWERPEELLKRTDVDKMVSEPPDILSGANNTNKVEVVRSPGKTKRSSDDSDSEAEEENLPKKKKIEESPDVQEVNGNNAQQPGKKIDIGKEAAIEAEVRAAKERAVIPLDTRMKLFKEMLSEKQVSAFSTWEKELHKIVFDSRYLLLTSKERKQVFEKYVKERAEEERREKRNKLREKKEAYRKLLQESHLHGKSSFGDFAQKYSKEERFKGVEKMRERESLFNEYLIEVRRREKEEKNQKREQIKKDFFALLREHSDIDRHSYWCDVKRKVDTDPRYKAVESSGQRDDWFREYCKMLKEEKKKAKEKDKEHKREKEKHKKKDKDREREKDRHKDKEDKGKDKEKHKKEKEVIDDDLKVEEIESVEQEDTEKDKDKDKQARVEASLREREKEVQRTLANHMRDRDKEREHHKREEAIQHFNALLADLVRDPELSWREVKRILRKDHRWDLADSLGREEKEKLFNEHIDQLLKKKREKFRELLDETADVSLTSTWKEIKKKIRDDPRYSKFASSERCEREYKDYLKDKLVTAKSHFKELLQETKLITHKSLQTLRENQGHMQEIEDILMNDKRYLVLDHIPEERTQLILNYLEELDRRGPPPPPTASEPNRRSLK, via the exons ATGGCTGAAAATGAAAACTCAATGGAATATGAGGAAGGTGATGTCGACGGATTGCCAACAGATGAGTTTCCCGACGAGGAAGGATTTGATAACGATATAGATATTAACCAAGAATTTCCACCTAGAAACCGAGGCCGTGGAGGTTTTAG AAATCAACCACCAAGAAATTGGGCTGGATCAGTTCCTCGGGGTGAAGGCCCCCCACGATTTAGGGGAAGAGGTTTTGGACCAGGAGGTCCACCATTTCGTGGTAGAAATCATCCGATGTTTACTAGAGGTCCTCCACCAAGAAATCCTCCTCCCAGTAATTTTGGAGGCCCAATGAGTTTTAATGGTCCGAGTTGGGGTCCTGGAGGACCTCCACCTAATGGTCCAGCACCAGTAGGAGGTGGTCAAGGTCCATTATCAGGACCACCACCTTTACATACTTCTAATGGTCCTCAATTCACACCTCCTCCAATGTTATCAAATTCAACTGCACCTCCAGGTACTGTGAGTAATACTACAACTTCACAGCCACCTCCTACATTTGGACAAACAAATCAATCTCAGTTTCCTCCATCCCAGCCTCCACAA AGTGAAACATCACCACCAGAAATCTGGGTGGAAACCAAAACTGCTGAAGGAAAGTCTTATTATTACAATGCTCGTACTAGAGAAACAACATGGAACAAACCAGAAGGtgcaaatatcaaaattatatctCAGGACCAAGTAGAAGCTATGGCTCAGGCTGCTACAGTAACAGGAATTCCACAAAATACCTCAACTGCAGCTCAAGCAGCCTTAGCACAGGCAAGcatatcaaataaacctgaag CAATagaaagcgaggaaaaacagcaAGAACTCAAAGTTCCAGCACCTGGAACAAATCCTCTAGCTATGACCAATGTCCTTGCTGGACCACCACCTGGGCTTCCCCCATTCGGTGCACCTCCTGGTCAGTTTGTGCCTCCTTTTGGGTTACCGCCACCTGGGATGCATGGAGGCTGGCCAGGGGGTCCCCCGGCACCTTGGGCTCTTGGTGGACCTCCACCATGGGGATTGCCACCAGGTTTGCCTCTTCTTGGTAAAGTAGATCCAGAACTGATTGCTAAGGCAACTGAATGGTCAGAGCACAAAGCACCAGACGGTCGATTCTACTATTACAATGCTAAGAAAGGCGAATCTGTATGGGAAAAACCTCAACCCATGAAGGATCTAGAAA cgGCTAATCTAGCAGCTGCACAAGGAATCTCGACCAGACCAGTGGACGCAATGGGAGATACAGGTAAGCCAAAGCTACAGGCTCAAGGTAATGGGGATGCAGAGAAAGATGCTGAAAAAGAGGAAGGCAAGCTGAAGAAATTACAGGAGGAAgcaaagaagaagaaagagGAGGAGGAGAAGGCCAAACAGGAAAAGGCTCAGGATAAATCTAGGCCTGTTTCGAGTACACCTGTACCAGGAACACCCTG GTGTGTTGTCTGGACTGGAAATGGTAGGGTGTTTTTCTATAATCCATCATCAAGGACTTCTGTATGGGAAAGACCGGAAGAACTTCTCAAAAGAACAGACGTCGACAAAATGGTATCTGAACCTCCAGACATTTTGAGCGGTGCTAACAACACAAACAAAGTTGAGGTTGTAAGGAGTCCCGGAAAAACCAAAAGAAGCTCAGATGACAGCGATAGTGAAGCGGAAGAAGAAAATTTACCCAAAAAGAAGAAGATAGAGGAGTCACCtg ATGTGCAAGAAGTAAATGGCAACAATGCCCAGCAACCTGGGAAGAAGATCGACATAGGTAAGGAAGCGGCGATTGAAGCTGAGGTTAGGGCTGCCAAAGAAAGAGCAGTGATTCCTTTAGATACCAGAATGAAGTTGTTCAAAGAAATGCTCTCAGAAAAGCAGGTTTCTGCTTTCAGCACTTGGGAAAAAGAGTTGCACAAAATTGTATTTGACTCTAGGTACCTTCTGCTCACCTCAAAAGAGAGGAAGCAAGTATTCGAAAAGTATGTCAAAGAGAGAGCTGAAGAGGAGAGGCGGGAGAAGAGAAACAAACTACGCGAGAAGAAGGAAGCATACCGAAAATTACTTCAAGAGAGTCATCTTCACGGAAA GTCTTCCTTCGGTGATTTTGCTCAGAAATATTCCAAAGAAGAGCGTTTCAAGGGAGTAGAAAAGATGAGAGAACGAGAGAGCCTCTTCAACGAATACCTGATAGAAGTGAGAAGaagagagaaagaagaaaaaaatcaaaaaagagaACAG ATCAAAAAGGACTTTTTTGCTTTACTCAGAGAACACTCTGACATTGATCGCCATTCTTATTGGTGTGATGTCAAGAGAAAAGTTGATACTGATCCACGTTACAAAGCAGTCGAGTCCAGTGGACAAAGAGATGACTGGTTCAGAGAGTATTGTAAAATGctcaaagaagaaaagaaaaaagctAAAGAAAAGGACAAAGAACATAAGCGTGAGAAAGAGAagcataaaaaaaaagataaagatAGGGAACGTGAAAAAGACCGTCACAAGGACAAAGAAGACAAAGGAAAAGATAAAGAGAAGcataaaaaagagaaagaagtaatTGACgatgatttgaaagttgaagaaattgaatctGTAGAGCAAGAGGATACAGAAAAAGATAAAGACAAGGATAAGCAAGCTAGAGTTGAAGCTAGTTTGCGGGAAAGAGAGAAGGAAGTTCAGCGCACTCTTGCTAATCATATGCGAGATAGGGACAAGGAACGTGAGCACCATAAGAGAGAGGAAGCCATTCAG CATTTTAACGCTTTGTTGGCTGATTTGGTAAGGGATCCTGAACTGAGTTGGAGAGAAGTCAAACGTATCCTTAGAAAAGACCATAGGTGGGACTTGGCGGACTCCCTCGGCCGCGAAGAGaaagaaaaattgttcaatgagCACATCGACCAATTATTGAAGAAGAAACGGGAAAAATTCCGTGAACTACTTGATGAAACTGCTGATGTATCATTGACCAGTACATGGAAAGAGATCAAAAAGAAAATCAGGGACGATCCAAGATATTCCAAATTCGCCTCAAGCGAAAGA tgtgaGAGAGAATACAAAGATTATCTGAAAGATAAACTTGTTACTGCCAAATCGCATTTCAAGGAACTTCTTCAG GAAACAAAACTTATTACCCATAAGTCCCTACAAACCTTGAGAGAAAACCAAGGACATATGCAAGAAATTGAAGATATCCTCATGAACGATAAGAGGTATCTTGTACTTGACCACATTCCTGAAGAAAGGACCCAGTTAATATTGAATTACTTGGAAGAGCTGGACAGAAGGGGGCCCCCACCACCTCCAACTGCAAGTGAACCCAATAGACGTAGTCTGAAATAA
- the LOC123674643 gene encoding uncharacterized protein LOC123674643, with protein sequence MEEKQDKSKADLDEEENRNDSPELSTSTKENVQCTLKSTSSAKYSPCINTYIVDEGEAENDVEIVTYKLFRCSTPTEDKEIMTANMATNQDRIRMAPKDHTNVVYRSDESEDEDEDDNMMTIIEKVINDFDEKSRLKNNRQKNASLELINLSKSSDETEDRNDRIEAMMSWNPDETKKFQTLKIPEVDQDPDYERYLQNAELEHVLSDNSLLAEAISQLRLKFKLFLSDLDLKTNILRSPQKNFVLPSKCLGGKYGNKASVRANNGPKMSVLEIIEASRQARRKQLASLRNYAKKSNVPFTKHFDTDGTCCRNDGHEDVLSILSRDPEHRRYLKFVLSTLLIELQKCERYVVNISLENEDEVKDITDRQDELCDRILYSKTIEKEEERGVECKTLMKHMGPTPRYVLPKRELKKTYHHLRVTNAHRKRRTGNELNSHTDSNLPSRNDKKESPPERIFNDNSDISINTTSSAINSSRPMELPFHESPNLSTSLIGTPQAPTTEELHLQNDQIKDHVEVEKTCLDTGDSKTSAKAVDNLKLSPQMRNVSTDGVQGSPCSDLLDDLIISTPSDDGGESNFIRYPIEEPIVYYIKNTSTEEPNQEGETSGGIEIVEGSNRSDRAVPSQNSPSPGQQEDGRNTHDESSSVSGVVCSNFQSTCLHFDIMKKFLDELETVVIQAESDITEELEKLGNYEDFEKPLLEEARRLSED encoded by the exons atggaaGAGAAACAAGATAAATCTAAGGCAGATTTAGATGAA gaggaAAACCGAAACGATAGTCCTGAACTATCAACCAGCACGAAAGAAAATGTACAATGTACTTTGAAATCTACTAGCAGCGCGAAATATTCACCATGTATAAATACGTACATAGTGGATGAAGGGGAAGCAGAAAATGATGTGGAAATTGTTACTTATAAATTGTTCAGATGCTCAACACCTACTGAAGATAAAGAAATAATGACCGCAAACATGGCGACAAATCAGGATAGAATAAGAATGGCACCAAAAGATCACACAAATGTCGTATATAGATCTGACGAGTCCGAGGACGAAGACGAAGACGATAACATGATGACGATAATAGAAAAAGTCATAAACGATTTCGATGAAAAGTCTCGACTCAAAAATAACAGACAGAAAAACGCATCCTTAGAACTGATAAACCTATCCAAGAGTTCGGACGAGACCGAAGATCGAAACGACAGAATCGAAGCGATGATGAGTTGGAATCCTGACGAAACTAAAAAATTCCAAACTCTCAAAATCCCAGAAGTCGATCAGGACCCAGACTACGAAAGATATCTTCAAAACGCAGAATTGGAACACGTATTGTCCGATAATTCCCTGCTCGCAGAAGCAATTTCTCAGCTCAGACTGAAATTCAAGCTATTTCTCTCCGACTTGGACTTGAAAACAAACATCCTCAGATCACCTCAAAAGAATTTTGTTCTTCCTTCCAAGTGTCTGGGCGGAAAATATGGGAATAAAGCCTCAGTCCGTGCGAACAATGGTCCCAAGATGAGCGTTCTCGAGATTATCGAAGCTTCGAGACAAGCTAGAAGGAAACAACTAGCATCTCTTCGAAATTACGCTAAAAAAAGCAACGTACCCTTCACAAAGCATTTCGATACGGATGGCACCTGCTGTAGAAACGATGGACACGAAGACGTCTTATCCATACTGAGCAGAGATCCTGAACACAGACgttatttgaaatttgttcTGTCCACTTTACTCATCGAGCTTCAGAAATGTGAACGATATGTCGTCAATATATCCCTAGAGAATGAAGACGAAGTCAAAGACATAACAGATCGACAAGATGAACTATGCGATCGAATACTCTActcgaaaacaattgaaaaagaagaagaaagaggAGTGGAATGTAAAACTTTAATGAAACATATGGGTCCAACCCCAAGATACGTCCTCCCAAAGCGCGAGTTGAAGAAAACATACCATCACTTACGCGTCACAAATGCTCATCGAAAAAGAAGGACCGGTAATGAATTGAATAGCCATACAGATTCAAATCTGCCCTCGAGAAACGATAAAAAAGAATCTCCTCCAGAAAGGATATTTAACGATAACTCAGATATAAGCATCAACACAACCTCGTCTGCTATCAATTCATCTCGCCCAATGGAATTGCCTTTCCATGAATCTCCTAATTTATCTACCTCTCTCATTGGCACCCCTCAAGCTCCCACCACAGAGGAACTGCACTTGCAAAATGATCAAATTAAAGATCATGTTGAAGTGGAGAAAACCTGTCTTGATACTGGGGATTCGAAGACTTCTGCCAAGGCAGTTGATAACCTGAAACTGTCACCTCAAATGCGAAATGTTTCTACTGATGGTGTTCAAGGAAGTCCGTGTTCGGATCTACTCGATGATCTAATAATTTCAACCCCTTCAGATGATGGGGGTGAGAGTAActtcattcgatatcctatagAGGAGCCAATTGTCTATTACATAAAAAACACCTCAACGGAAGAACCAAATCAGGAAGGAGAGACAAGCGGtggtattgaaattgttgaaggGTCTAACAGAAGTGATAGAGCCGTTCCTTCTCAAAATTCTCCATCTCCCGGACAACAAGAAGATGGAAGAAATACTCACGATGAGAGTTCATCGGTCTCAGGGGTTGTCTGTAGCAATTTTCAATCAACATGTTTGCatttcgatataatgaaaaaatttttagatGAGTTAGAAACTGTTGTAATACAGGCAGAGAGTGATATAACTGAGGAATTGGAGAAATTAGGGAATTATGAAGATTTCGAGAAGCCTTTATTGGAAGAAGCGCGAAGGTTGTCTGAGGATTGA
- the LOC123675814 gene encoding transcription elongation regulator 1 isoform X1, with protein sequence MAENENSMEYEEGDVDGLPTDEFPDEEGFDNDIDINQEFPPRNRGRGGFRRNQPPRNWAGSVPRGEGPPRFRGRGFGPGGPPFRGRNHPMFTRGPPPRNPPPSNFGGPMSFNGPSWGPGGPPPNGPAPVGGGQGPLSGPPPLHTSNGPQFTPPPMLSNSTAPPGTVSNTTTSQPPPTFGQTNQSQFPPSQPPQSETSPPEIWVETKTAEGKSYYYNARTRETTWNKPEGANIKIISQDQVEAMAQAATVTGIPQNTSTAAQAALAQASISNKPEAIESEEKQQELKVPAPGTNPLAMTNVLAGPPPGLPPFGAPPGQFVPPFGLPPPGMHGGWPGGPPAPWALGGPPPWGLPPGLPLLGKVDPELIAKATEWSEHKAPDGRFYYYNAKKGESVWEKPQPMKDLETANLAAAQGISTRPVDAMGDTGKPKLQAQGNGDAEKDAEKEEGKLKKLQEEAKKKKEEEEKAKQEKAQDKSRPVSSTPVPGTPWCVVWTGNGRVFFYNPSSRTSVWERPEELLKRTDVDKMVSEPPDILSGANNTNKVEVVRSPGKTKRSSDDSDSEAEEENLPKKKKIEESPDVQEVNGNNAQQPGKKIDIGKEAAIEAEVRAAKERAVIPLDTRMKLFKEMLSEKQVSAFSTWEKELHKIVFDSRYLLLTSKERKQVFEKYVKERAEEERREKRNKLREKKEAYRKLLQESHLHGKSSFGDFAQKYSKEERFKGVEKMRERESLFNEYLIEVRRREKEEKNQKREQIKKDFFALLREHSDIDRHSYWCDVKRKVDTDPRYKAVESSGQRDDWFREYCKMLKEEKKKAKEKDKEHKREKEKHKKKDKDREREKDRHKDKEDKGKDKEKHKKEKEVIDDDLKVEEIESVEQEDTEKDKDKDKQARVEASLREREKEVQRTLANHMRDRDKEREHHKREEAIQHFNALLADLVRDPELSWREVKRILRKDHRWDLADSLGREEKEKLFNEHIDQLLKKKREKFRELLDETADVSLTSTWKEIKKKIRDDPRYSKFASSERCEREYKDYLKDKLVTAKSHFKELLQETKLITHKSLQTLRENQGHMQEIEDILMNDKRYLVLDHIPEERTQLILNYLEELDRRGPPPPPTASEPNRRSLK encoded by the exons ATGGCTGAAAATGAAAACTCAATGGAATATGAGGAAGGTGATGTCGACGGATTGCCAACAGATGAGTTTCCCGACGAGGAAGGATTTGATAACGATATAGATATTAACCAAGAATTTCCACCTAGAAACCGAGGCCGTGGAGGTTTTAG AAGAAATCAACCACCAAGAAATTGGGCTGGATCAGTTCCTCGGGGTGAAGGCCCCCCACGATTTAGGGGAAGAGGTTTTGGACCAGGAGGTCCACCATTTCGTGGTAGAAATCATCCGATGTTTACTAGAGGTCCTCCACCAAGAAATCCTCCTCCCAGTAATTTTGGAGGCCCAATGAGTTTTAATGGTCCGAGTTGGGGTCCTGGAGGACCTCCACCTAATGGTCCAGCACCAGTAGGAGGTGGTCAAGGTCCATTATCAGGACCACCACCTTTACATACTTCTAATGGTCCTCAATTCACACCTCCTCCAATGTTATCAAATTCAACTGCACCTCCAGGTACTGTGAGTAATACTACAACTTCACAGCCACCTCCTACATTTGGACAAACAAATCAATCTCAGTTTCCTCCATCCCAGCCTCCACAA AGTGAAACATCACCACCAGAAATCTGGGTGGAAACCAAAACTGCTGAAGGAAAGTCTTATTATTACAATGCTCGTACTAGAGAAACAACATGGAACAAACCAGAAGGtgcaaatatcaaaattatatctCAGGACCAAGTAGAAGCTATGGCTCAGGCTGCTACAGTAACAGGAATTCCACAAAATACCTCAACTGCAGCTCAAGCAGCCTTAGCACAGGCAAGcatatcaaataaacctgaag CAATagaaagcgaggaaaaacagcaAGAACTCAAAGTTCCAGCACCTGGAACAAATCCTCTAGCTATGACCAATGTCCTTGCTGGACCACCACCTGGGCTTCCCCCATTCGGTGCACCTCCTGGTCAGTTTGTGCCTCCTTTTGGGTTACCGCCACCTGGGATGCATGGAGGCTGGCCAGGGGGTCCCCCGGCACCTTGGGCTCTTGGTGGACCTCCACCATGGGGATTGCCACCAGGTTTGCCTCTTCTTGGTAAAGTAGATCCAGAACTGATTGCTAAGGCAACTGAATGGTCAGAGCACAAAGCACCAGACGGTCGATTCTACTATTACAATGCTAAGAAAGGCGAATCTGTATGGGAAAAACCTCAACCCATGAAGGATCTAGAAA cgGCTAATCTAGCAGCTGCACAAGGAATCTCGACCAGACCAGTGGACGCAATGGGAGATACAGGTAAGCCAAAGCTACAGGCTCAAGGTAATGGGGATGCAGAGAAAGATGCTGAAAAAGAGGAAGGCAAGCTGAAGAAATTACAGGAGGAAgcaaagaagaagaaagagGAGGAGGAGAAGGCCAAACAGGAAAAGGCTCAGGATAAATCTAGGCCTGTTTCGAGTACACCTGTACCAGGAACACCCTG GTGTGTTGTCTGGACTGGAAATGGTAGGGTGTTTTTCTATAATCCATCATCAAGGACTTCTGTATGGGAAAGACCGGAAGAACTTCTCAAAAGAACAGACGTCGACAAAATGGTATCTGAACCTCCAGACATTTTGAGCGGTGCTAACAACACAAACAAAGTTGAGGTTGTAAGGAGTCCCGGAAAAACCAAAAGAAGCTCAGATGACAGCGATAGTGAAGCGGAAGAAGAAAATTTACCCAAAAAGAAGAAGATAGAGGAGTCACCtg ATGTGCAAGAAGTAAATGGCAACAATGCCCAGCAACCTGGGAAGAAGATCGACATAGGTAAGGAAGCGGCGATTGAAGCTGAGGTTAGGGCTGCCAAAGAAAGAGCAGTGATTCCTTTAGATACCAGAATGAAGTTGTTCAAAGAAATGCTCTCAGAAAAGCAGGTTTCTGCTTTCAGCACTTGGGAAAAAGAGTTGCACAAAATTGTATTTGACTCTAGGTACCTTCTGCTCACCTCAAAAGAGAGGAAGCAAGTATTCGAAAAGTATGTCAAAGAGAGAGCTGAAGAGGAGAGGCGGGAGAAGAGAAACAAACTACGCGAGAAGAAGGAAGCATACCGAAAATTACTTCAAGAGAGTCATCTTCACGGAAA GTCTTCCTTCGGTGATTTTGCTCAGAAATATTCCAAAGAAGAGCGTTTCAAGGGAGTAGAAAAGATGAGAGAACGAGAGAGCCTCTTCAACGAATACCTGATAGAAGTGAGAAGaagagagaaagaagaaaaaaatcaaaaaagagaACAG ATCAAAAAGGACTTTTTTGCTTTACTCAGAGAACACTCTGACATTGATCGCCATTCTTATTGGTGTGATGTCAAGAGAAAAGTTGATACTGATCCACGTTACAAAGCAGTCGAGTCCAGTGGACAAAGAGATGACTGGTTCAGAGAGTATTGTAAAATGctcaaagaagaaaagaaaaaagctAAAGAAAAGGACAAAGAACATAAGCGTGAGAAAGAGAagcataaaaaaaaagataaagatAGGGAACGTGAAAAAGACCGTCACAAGGACAAAGAAGACAAAGGAAAAGATAAAGAGAAGcataaaaaagagaaagaagtaatTGACgatgatttgaaagttgaagaaattgaatctGTAGAGCAAGAGGATACAGAAAAAGATAAAGACAAGGATAAGCAAGCTAGAGTTGAAGCTAGTTTGCGGGAAAGAGAGAAGGAAGTTCAGCGCACTCTTGCTAATCATATGCGAGATAGGGACAAGGAACGTGAGCACCATAAGAGAGAGGAAGCCATTCAG CATTTTAACGCTTTGTTGGCTGATTTGGTAAGGGATCCTGAACTGAGTTGGAGAGAAGTCAAACGTATCCTTAGAAAAGACCATAGGTGGGACTTGGCGGACTCCCTCGGCCGCGAAGAGaaagaaaaattgttcaatgagCACATCGACCAATTATTGAAGAAGAAACGGGAAAAATTCCGTGAACTACTTGATGAAACTGCTGATGTATCATTGACCAGTACATGGAAAGAGATCAAAAAGAAAATCAGGGACGATCCAAGATATTCCAAATTCGCCTCAAGCGAAAGA tgtgaGAGAGAATACAAAGATTATCTGAAAGATAAACTTGTTACTGCCAAATCGCATTTCAAGGAACTTCTTCAG GAAACAAAACTTATTACCCATAAGTCCCTACAAACCTTGAGAGAAAACCAAGGACATATGCAAGAAATTGAAGATATCCTCATGAACGATAAGAGGTATCTTGTACTTGACCACATTCCTGAAGAAAGGACCCAGTTAATATTGAATTACTTGGAAGAGCTGGACAGAAGGGGGCCCCCACCACCTCCAACTGCAAGTGAACCCAATAGACGTAGTCTGAAATAA